From one Lolium rigidum isolate FL_2022 chromosome 4, APGP_CSIRO_Lrig_0.1, whole genome shotgun sequence genomic stretch:
- the LOC124649535 gene encoding protein argonaute 1D-like: MASFSSPRFRDGVSEGQVYQVLLTELDAIRKACASLPKRHHTMLFVHNPNDQNTINCSGNILPDGSGGLIEHILQQQQR, encoded by the exons ATGGCCTCTTTTTCGTCTCCGCGCTTTAG GGATGGTGTCAGTGAAGGCCAGGTCTACCAAGTTCTACTTACCGAGCTCGACGCCATCCGAAAG GCTTGCGCGTCGCTACCAAAGCGCCACCACACCATGTTGTTCGTGCACAACCCCAACGACCAGAACACGATCAACTGCAGCGGCAACATCCTTCCAG ATGGGAGCGGTGGCCTTATCGAGCACAtcttgcagcagcagcagcgctag